Genomic DNA from Chloroflexia bacterium SDU3-3:
AACAGGATGGCGGGGTCGTGAAGCAGCGCCGCCGCCAGATCGGCCCGCATGCGCTGGCCCAGCGAGAGCTGGCGCACCGGCGTGTCGAGAAACGGCCCAAGCTCCAGCAGCTCGGTGAAGCGGCGCAGGTTTTCGCGATAGCGGTCGAGCGGGATGCGGTAGATATGCCGCAGCAGGTCGAACGACTCCACGGTGGGCAGATCCCACCAGAGCTGGGTACGCTGGCCGAACACCACGCCGATCGAGCGCACGTGCTCCACCCGCTGGCGGTGCGGCACCAGGCCATTCACCACCAGCCGCCCGCCGCTGGGCACCAGGATGCCCGTGAGCATCTTCATGGTCGTCGACTTCCCCGCGCCATTCGGGCCGAGGTAGCCGACCATCTCGCCCGCCGCAACCGTGAATGACACATCCTCGACCGCGCGCACCGCGGTGAACTCGCGGGCGAAGAGCGACTTCACCGCGCCAAAGCGCCCGGCCTGCCGCACAGGGCGGCTGAATACCTTCGACAGCCGATCAACCTCTATCAGCACCACGGGGTGCTCCTTTCTGGTGATTGGGATGGGGGCCAGCTATTCTAGCACCGCCTAGTGCTGCCAAGGCTCCACCTTTTGGCCGATTCAGGCCAGTAGATCGCGCAGCAGCAGCGCCACGAAGGCCACCGCCAGCACCGAGGTGAACAGCATGGTCACCAGGGCCTGCGGCTCGGCCAGCAGCTTCTGGAAG
This window encodes:
- a CDS encoding ATP-binding cassette domain-containing protein, giving the protein MVLIEVDRLSKVFSRPVRQAGRFGAVKSLFAREFTAVRAVEDVSFTVAAGEMVGYLGPNGAGKSTTMKMLTGILVPSGGRLVVNGLVPHRQRVEHVRSIGVVFGQRTQLWWDLPTVESFDLLRHIYRIPLDRYRENLRRFTELLELGPFLDTPVRQLSLGQRMRADLAAALLHDPAILFLDEPTIGLDVVAKARIREFLAAINRERGVTVILTTHDLEDITRLCPRVVLIDHGRVIYDGGLEDLRAHYGRWRTLVIELAPGAEAHPSAPSAEYVRSEGARTWLRFDREATTAAALIADLAARYPVRDLTVEEPEIESIVRGIYEQGSVSIGS